A segment of the Frankineae bacterium MT45 genome:
GCCTCCGGGATCATCATCAGCACCGCATGCGGTAGCGACCGGCCACCCAGATGGAGAAGCTCGAGAACCTCGTCGAATGAGGCCGAATCGCTGGCGCCGGGAGTGCAGATCGGCGCCAGCCGGGAGAGGTCGCCGGGAAGCAGCTCGGAGTGCAGCAGTGCCTCCCGAGCCTGCATCCAGTTGCGGTTACCTCGAATCGTGTTGATCTCACCGTTGTGAGCGACGTAGCGGAACGGATGGGCCAGTGCCCAGGACGGGAACGTATTGGTGGAGAAGCGGCTGTGGACCAGCCCGATCGCACTGGCGAACCGAGGATCGCGCAGATCCGGGAAGAATTCGCCCAGCTGATCGGTGGTCAGCATTCCCTTGTAAATCATGGTGCGGCTTGAGAGCGAGGGAAGGTAGAGTTCCAGGCCACGCTCGCGCGCGGCGTTCTCCGCTACCTTGCGCAGACAGAAGGCCTTACGATCCAAGGCGATTCCGGTCTCGGCGGCCAACCCGGCGACGAAGATCTGCCGGAACGCCGGCATCACCGATGTCGCGGCCGACCCCAGAGGAGCCGGATTTGTCGGCACATCACGCCAGCCGAGGATCTCCAACCCCTCCTCGGCGGCGATCTCGGTGAGCAGCGCGGCGGCGCGCTCCGCTTCGGCTGTGTCGCGAGGCAGGAAGACTAGCCCGGCCGCGTAGCTCCCCACCGTCGGCAACTCGAAGTCGACGACGCCCCGCAGGAACTCATCGGGGATGGCGACGGTGATGCCTGCACCGTCCCCGGAGGAGGGCTCGGCCCCGGCTGCCCCGCGGTGATCGAGATTGTGCAGCGCGGTGAGGGCCTGCTCCACGATGCGGTGCGATGGCCGCCCCTTCAGATCGGCGACGAAGGCGACTCCGCACGAGTCGGTCTCGAACTCGGGATCGTAGAGGCCCCGCTTGGCCGGCACGGCTGAGAAAGGGGTACGTGGCACCATATCCACTGGCCTCCGGGAATCGTGCGGGAAAGGCAGCGGGACGACGTCGGCCCGAGAATGCGCTGAGCTGAATACAGATTACCGTTTGCCAGGCACTACATGACGGCCAGCGCCTGTGCGCAATATCAAAGGATCACGGCCGAATCGGAGGGTCGGCACCGGTCTACACCGACAGCAACGCCTCCTCGATCGGGCGCCGGTTCGCCGACGGGATGGGATTTCCCTCCGAGTCGGTCACGTAGAACGCGTCCACCACCGCACCACCCAACGACGAGAGCCGGGCCGAGCGGATGTCCACTCCGAATCGCTCAAGTGTCGAGGTCACCCGGTAGAGCAGCCCGATCGCATCGCGGGTCCTGATCTCCAGCACGGTGGCGTCGGTGGCCGCATCGTCGAACCACTGGATACGCGGCGGCTCATCATCGGCGCCGTCGCGCCGGCGGTAGGCACGCTCCTTTGCACTGAGGCGGTCGGCGAGCGCGAGGGTGCCCTCCAGTGCCCGAGCCAGGTCACCCCGCACGATCGACGCCTCGGGCAACGAGCCGAATCGCGGCTCCACCACGAATGCGTTCACCGCCATGCCGCCCTGGGTATGGATCGAGGCCGAGCGGACATCCAGCGAGTGCAGGGCCAGAACGCCGGCGGCCTTGGAGAGCACGCCGAGGGAGTCCGGCGCGGCCACCAGCACCTCCTCGTCCAGCACCTGGACGGCGAGCACGCCGGCCGCCGCCATCTTGGTGCCCCGCTCGTCGAGGACGTGCTCCAGGCGCTGGGTGGCCCCGCCGAGCATGGCGTGTGTACGGGCGACCAACTCGTTGACCAGGCCCGACTTCCACTCCCCCCAGACGGCAGGCCCCGTGGCCAGCGCGTCGGCGATCGTGAGGGCGTGCAGCAGGTCCAACAACTCCCCGGAGCCGGAGACCGCCTCGGCCACCGTCGCGATGGTCACCGGATCTTCCAGGTCCCGGCGGGTGGCGGTGTTCGGCAGGAGCAGGTGGTGCCGCACCAGCGCCGTGACGGTTGCCGAGTCGCCGTAGCTCAGGCCCATCCGGTTGGCGATCCGCTCGGCGATCACCGCACCCACCTCAGAGTGGTCCCCACCGGGGAATCCCTTGCCGATGTCGTGCAGCAGCGCGCCGAGCAGCAGCAGGTCGGGGCGCGCGACGCGCTGCGTCAGGGTCGAGGCCTGCGATGCCGTCTCGGTGAGATGCCGATCCACCGTGAAGCGGTGCACCGGGTTGTGCTGGGCCCGGAAGCGGACGGCGTCCCACTCCGGGATGAGCCCGGTGAGCAAGCCCGCCTGGTCCAGCGCCTCGAGGACGGCGACGCCCCGACGCCCCGCACTCAGCACCGAGACGAAGTCGTCGAGCGCGGCCTTGGGCCACGGACGCGGCAGCGGAGCGGACTCGGTGGCCAGTCGCTCAAGAGCGAAGGGGGCCAGTGGCAGGTCGTTCTCGGCCGAGGCTCGAGCGGCGCGCAGCGTCAGCAGCGGATCGGCCCAGGGATCGGCGTCGCGGGCCAGCACAACCTCACCACCCTGGGAGACCAGGTCCCGGGCCAGTGGCTCGCGCTGAGGGGCGACGGCGAAGGGGCCGCGCAGCAGTCGACGGGCCGAGGTGACCAGGCTTGGCGGACGCTGGGCCACGACGCGGCGCCAGGCCCGGTCCAGCGCCCGGTCGATGGTGCGCGCGGACTCATTCACCATCCGCAGCACCATGTCGGAGTCGTCGCCACCGAGCGCCTTGGCGATGGCGGGCTGCTCCTGCTGACGAAGAATGTCGTTGTCCTGCTGGGTCAATCTCTGCAGTTCGCCGCGGACGTCCAGCAGCGTGGACTGGGCGGCCCGCACGTCGGCCGGGTAGTCCACCACCTGGGCCAAGGCGAGGGCCCGCAGCGCCTGGGCGTCACGGAGCCCACCGCGGGAATCCTTCAGGTTCGGCTCGAGCAGGAAGGCCGCGTCCCCGCTGACCTGCCAGCGAAGCTTGGAGAGCTCGTGCAGCTCATCCGAACGCTTGTGCACATTGGCCCGCCAGAACTCCAGCACCCGTTCGCGTAGCGCCCCGCAGAGTCCGGCGTCACCGGCTATGTGGCGCATGTCGAGCAACCCGAGCAGCGCCTTGAGGTCATCCC
Coding sequences within it:
- a CDS encoding UTP--GlnB (protein PII) uridylyltransferase, GlnD, which codes for MTSSHSDRNSLSEVRAGVLRQPGLVGESLRDALTSGYDRWLIELAAPLAEQSNVALVAVGGLGRRDLAPYSDLDLVLLYDGKLNEVATLADSIWYPIWDSGVSLDHSVRTVDQAVGVARDDLKALLGLLDMRHIAGDAGLCGALRERVLEFWRANVHKRSDELHELSKLRWQVSGDAAFLLEPNLKDSRGGLRDAQALRALALAQVVDYPADVRAAQSTLLDVRGELQRLTQQDNDILRQQEQPAIAKALGGDDSDMVLRMVNESARTIDRALDRAWRRVVAQRPPSLVTSARRLLRGPFAVAPQREPLARDLVSQGGEVVLARDADPWADPLLTLRAARASAENDLPLAPFALERLATESAPLPRPWPKAALDDFVSVLSAGRRGVAVLEALDQAGLLTGLIPEWDAVRFRAQHNPVHRFTVDRHLTETASQASTLTQRVARPDLLLLGALLHDIGKGFPGGDHSEVGAVIAERIANRMGLSYGDSATVTALVRHHLLLPNTATRRDLEDPVTIATVAEAVSGSGELLDLLHALTIADALATGPAVWGEWKSGLVNELVARTHAMLGGATQRLEHVLDERGTKMAAAGVLAVQVLDEEVLVAAPDSLGVLSKAAGVLALHSLDVRSASIHTQGGMAVNAFVVEPRFGSLPEASIVRGDLARALEGTLALADRLSAKERAYRRRDGADDEPPRIQWFDDAATDATVLEIRTRDAIGLLYRVTSTLERFGVDIRSARLSSLGGAVVDAFYVTDSEGNPIPSANRRPIEEALLSV